Proteins encoded in a region of the Chryseobacterium piperi genome:
- a CDS encoding response regulator transcription factor → MKILIIEDHKELAANTTDYLKKEDYICEVASNAQEALEKIELFEYDCILLDLMLPDGHGLELLKHIKNVAPQASVIIVSAKNSLDTKLTGLDDGADDYITKPFSLPELHSRIKAVLRRKTPETNRHLNFNEITIDLESKECKINDQLINLTKKELNLLIYFINNQNRMLSKQAIASHLWGDYTYSIDNIDFVYQHLKNLRKKILDAGGKDYLQTVYGLGYKWIDK, encoded by the coding sequence ATGAAAATCCTTATCATTGAAGACCATAAAGAGCTCGCTGCGAATACCACAGACTATCTAAAGAAAGAAGATTATATCTGTGAAGTCGCTTCAAATGCTCAAGAAGCTTTAGAAAAAATTGAGCTTTTTGAGTATGACTGTATCCTTTTGGACCTCATGCTTCCTGATGGTCATGGACTGGAACTTTTAAAGCACATCAAAAACGTTGCTCCCCAGGCAAGTGTCATCATTGTTTCTGCAAAAAATTCTTTGGATACTAAGCTCACAGGATTAGACGACGGAGCCGATGATTATATTACAAAGCCTTTTTCCTTGCCGGAACTTCATTCTAGAATAAAAGCCGTTTTAAGAAGAAAAACTCCCGAAACGAACCGGCATCTTAATTTTAATGAAATTACGATTGATCTGGAATCTAAAGAATGCAAAATCAATGATCAGCTGATTAACCTTACCAAAAAAGAACTGAATCTGCTGATTTATTTCATTAATAATCAAAACAGAATGCTTTCTAAACAGGCTATTGCAAGCCATCTTTGGGGAGATTACACTTATAGTATTGATAATATAGACTTTGTATATCAGCATTTAAAAAACCTCCGGAAAAAAATTCTTGATGCCGGCGGAAAAGATTACCTGCAGACGGTGTATGGACTAGGTTATAAATGGATTGACAAATGA